In Tachypleus tridentatus isolate NWPU-2018 chromosome 7, ASM421037v1, whole genome shotgun sequence, a genomic segment contains:
- the LOC143255119 gene encoding uncharacterized protein LOC143255119 isoform X4: MDSTITATLNIVKSESISGSESHKPSLLSRKTSPDVCDSETAKDSGTEKKQEEKDIEECNHHREEEEDLGFDANSYQAETVDFPESPQHLKLLNQKTREAQGLGPDDDDLTQNLHKKYSVQSTDEQLSRQENPLGLSTVRKKKISVHPDILASDNNDDDQKSISSVSNKSDADVISPVDDFTADDIDTPDDLDETILECTASDPIPELSAVEEMDDARSWQTCTVGGVERKIDVKVIEPYKKVMSHGGYYGTNRNAIIVFSACYLPDRSRKDYDYVMDNLFLYVLSTLDQLIADDYILVYLHGATQRSNMPGFGWLKRCYHMIDRRLKKNLKGLYLVHPTFWVKTIVIMTRPFISSKFSRKLQFVNNLKELSELIPMDHVCIPDKVKQVEFESMIREKKKELKNRKVGSSTKLH, translated from the exons ATGGACAGTACTATTACTGCTACTCTAAACATTGTTAAGAGTGAGAGTATTTCTGGCAGTGAGAGTCATAAACCATCACTGCTTTCAAGGAAAACTTCTCCAGATGTTTGTGATTCAGAGACTGCAAAAGACAG TGGTACAGagaagaaacaagaagaaaaggaCATAGAGGAATGTAACCATCATCGAGAAGAAGAGGAAGATCTTGGCTTTGATGCCAACAGTTATCAAGCTGAAACCGTAGATTTTCCAGAGAGTCCACAGCACTTAAAACTCCTAAATCAAAAAACTCGAGAGGCTCAG GGTTTGGGTCCAGATGATGATGACTTAACACAGAATTTACATAAGAAATATTCAGTACAGTCCACTGATGAGCAACTTTCCAGACAAG AGAATCCATTAGGTCTTTCAACTGTGAGGAAAAAAAAGATATCAGTTCATCCAGATATTCTTGCCTCAGATAATAATGATGATGACCAAAAGAGTATTTCGTCAGTCAGCAACAAAAGTGATGCAGATGTGATATCGCCTGTTGACGACTTCACTGCAGATGATATTGATACCCCTGATGACTTGGATGAAACTATTCTAGAAT GTACAGCAAGTGATCCAATTCCTGAACTGTCAGCTGTTGAGGAGATGGATGATGCAAGAAGCTGGCAGACTTGTACAGTTGGTGGTGTAGAAAGAAAAATTGATGTTAAAGTTATTGAACCATATAAAAAAGTCATGTCTCATGGAG GTTACTATGGCACAAACAGAAATGCCATAATAGTTTTCAGTGCTTGTTACCTTCCTGACCGTAGCCGGAAAGATTATGATTACGTTatggataatttattttt GTATGTTCTCTCCACATTGGATCAGCTAATAGCAGACGACTATATTTTGGTTTACCTTCACGGGGCTACTCAGCGAAGTAACATGCCGGGGTTTGGTTGGCTTAAGAGGTGCTACCATATGATAGACAGAAG gttaAAGAAGAATTTAAAAGGGCTGTACCTTGTCCACCCCACCTTCTGGGTAAAAACTATTGTTATCATGACCAGACCATTTATTAG TTCGAAGTTCAGCCGGAAGCTACAGTTTGTGAACAACTTGAAAGAGTTATCTGAGTTAATCCCTATGGATCATGTGTGCATTCCCGATAAAGTGAAACA AGTGGAGTTTGAAAGCATGATACGAGAAAAGAAGAAAGAACTAAAGAACAGGAAAGTTGGGTCCTCGACCAAATTACACTAA
- the LOC143255119 gene encoding uncharacterized protein LOC143255119 isoform X1 produces the protein MPTLESQTIPSETLALDQSIGKRMDSTITATLNIVKSESISGSESHKPSLLSRKTSPDVCDSETAKDSGTEKKQEEKDIEECNHHREEEEDLGFDANSYQAETVDFPESPQHLKLLNQKTREAQGLGPDDDDLTQNLHKKYSVQSTDEQLSRQENPLGLSTVRKKKISVHPDILASDNNDDDQKSISSVSNKSDADVISPVDDFTADDIDTPDDLDETILECTASDPIPELSAVEEMDDARSWQTCTVGGVERKIDVKVIEPYKKVMSHGGYYGTNRNAIIVFSACYLPDRSRKDYDYVMDNLFLYVLSTLDQLIADDYILVYLHGATQRSNMPGFGWLKRCYHMIDRRLKKNLKGLYLVHPTFWVKTIVIMTRPFISSKFSRKLQFVNNLKELSELIPMDHVCIPDKVKQVEFESMIREKKKELKNRKVGSSTKLH, from the exons ATGCCAACGCTCGAAAGCCAGACCATTCCTTCAGAAACGTTAGCATTAGATCAAAGTATTGGTAAAAG AATGGACAGTACTATTACTGCTACTCTAAACATTGTTAAGAGTGAGAGTATTTCTGGCAGTGAGAGTCATAAACCATCACTGCTTTCAAGGAAAACTTCTCCAGATGTTTGTGATTCAGAGACTGCAAAAGACAG TGGTACAGagaagaaacaagaagaaaaggaCATAGAGGAATGTAACCATCATCGAGAAGAAGAGGAAGATCTTGGCTTTGATGCCAACAGTTATCAAGCTGAAACCGTAGATTTTCCAGAGAGTCCACAGCACTTAAAACTCCTAAATCAAAAAACTCGAGAGGCTCAG GGTTTGGGTCCAGATGATGATGACTTAACACAGAATTTACATAAGAAATATTCAGTACAGTCCACTGATGAGCAACTTTCCAGACAAG AGAATCCATTAGGTCTTTCAACTGTGAGGAAAAAAAAGATATCAGTTCATCCAGATATTCTTGCCTCAGATAATAATGATGATGACCAAAAGAGTATTTCGTCAGTCAGCAACAAAAGTGATGCAGATGTGATATCGCCTGTTGACGACTTCACTGCAGATGATATTGATACCCCTGATGACTTGGATGAAACTATTCTAGAAT GTACAGCAAGTGATCCAATTCCTGAACTGTCAGCTGTTGAGGAGATGGATGATGCAAGAAGCTGGCAGACTTGTACAGTTGGTGGTGTAGAAAGAAAAATTGATGTTAAAGTTATTGAACCATATAAAAAAGTCATGTCTCATGGAG GTTACTATGGCACAAACAGAAATGCCATAATAGTTTTCAGTGCTTGTTACCTTCCTGACCGTAGCCGGAAAGATTATGATTACGTTatggataatttattttt GTATGTTCTCTCCACATTGGATCAGCTAATAGCAGACGACTATATTTTGGTTTACCTTCACGGGGCTACTCAGCGAAGTAACATGCCGGGGTTTGGTTGGCTTAAGAGGTGCTACCATATGATAGACAGAAG gttaAAGAAGAATTTAAAAGGGCTGTACCTTGTCCACCCCACCTTCTGGGTAAAAACTATTGTTATCATGACCAGACCATTTATTAG TTCGAAGTTCAGCCGGAAGCTACAGTTTGTGAACAACTTGAAAGAGTTATCTGAGTTAATCCCTATGGATCATGTGTGCATTCCCGATAAAGTGAAACA AGTGGAGTTTGAAAGCATGATACGAGAAAAGAAGAAAGAACTAAAGAACAGGAAAGTTGGGTCCTCGACCAAATTACACTAA
- the LOC143255119 gene encoding uncharacterized protein LOC143255119 isoform X3: MPTLESQTIPSETLALDQSIGKRMDSTITATLNIVKSESISGSESHKPSLLSRKTSPDVCDSETAKDSGTEKKQEEKDIEECNHHREEEEDLGFDANSYQAETVDFPESPQHLKLLNQKTREAQGLGPDDDDLTQNLHKKYSVQSTDEQLSRQENPLGLSTVRKKKISVHPDILASDNNDDDQKSISSVSNKSDADVISPVDDFTADDIDTPDDLDETILECTASDPIPELSAVEEMDDARSWQTCTVGGVERKIDVKVIEPYKKVMSHGGYYGTNRNAIIVFSACYLPDRSRKDYDYVMDNLFLYVLSTLDQLIADDYILVYLHGATQRSNMPGFGWLKRCYHMIDRRLKKNLKGLYLVHPTFWVKTIVIMTRPFISSKFSRKLQFVNNLKELSELIPMDHVCIPDKVKQIQQLNT, translated from the exons ATGCCAACGCTCGAAAGCCAGACCATTCCTTCAGAAACGTTAGCATTAGATCAAAGTATTGGTAAAAG AATGGACAGTACTATTACTGCTACTCTAAACATTGTTAAGAGTGAGAGTATTTCTGGCAGTGAGAGTCATAAACCATCACTGCTTTCAAGGAAAACTTCTCCAGATGTTTGTGATTCAGAGACTGCAAAAGACAG TGGTACAGagaagaaacaagaagaaaaggaCATAGAGGAATGTAACCATCATCGAGAAGAAGAGGAAGATCTTGGCTTTGATGCCAACAGTTATCAAGCTGAAACCGTAGATTTTCCAGAGAGTCCACAGCACTTAAAACTCCTAAATCAAAAAACTCGAGAGGCTCAG GGTTTGGGTCCAGATGATGATGACTTAACACAGAATTTACATAAGAAATATTCAGTACAGTCCACTGATGAGCAACTTTCCAGACAAG AGAATCCATTAGGTCTTTCAACTGTGAGGAAAAAAAAGATATCAGTTCATCCAGATATTCTTGCCTCAGATAATAATGATGATGACCAAAAGAGTATTTCGTCAGTCAGCAACAAAAGTGATGCAGATGTGATATCGCCTGTTGACGACTTCACTGCAGATGATATTGATACCCCTGATGACTTGGATGAAACTATTCTAGAAT GTACAGCAAGTGATCCAATTCCTGAACTGTCAGCTGTTGAGGAGATGGATGATGCAAGAAGCTGGCAGACTTGTACAGTTGGTGGTGTAGAAAGAAAAATTGATGTTAAAGTTATTGAACCATATAAAAAAGTCATGTCTCATGGAG GTTACTATGGCACAAACAGAAATGCCATAATAGTTTTCAGTGCTTGTTACCTTCCTGACCGTAGCCGGAAAGATTATGATTACGTTatggataatttattttt GTATGTTCTCTCCACATTGGATCAGCTAATAGCAGACGACTATATTTTGGTTTACCTTCACGGGGCTACTCAGCGAAGTAACATGCCGGGGTTTGGTTGGCTTAAGAGGTGCTACCATATGATAGACAGAAG gttaAAGAAGAATTTAAAAGGGCTGTACCTTGTCCACCCCACCTTCTGGGTAAAAACTATTGTTATCATGACCAGACCATTTATTAG TTCGAAGTTCAGCCGGAAGCTACAGTTTGTGAACAACTTGAAAGAGTTATCTGAGTTAATCCCTATGGATCATGTGTGCATTCCCGATAAAGTGAAACA AATTCAGCAGCTTAACACTTGA
- the LOC143255119 gene encoding uncharacterized protein LOC143255119 isoform X2 encodes MPTLESQTIPSETLALDQSIGKRMDSTITATLNIVKSESISGSESHKPSLLSRKTSPDVCDSETAKDSGTEKKQEEKDIEECNHHREEEEDLGFDANSYQAETVDFPESPQHLKLLNQKTREAQGLGPDDDDLTQNLHKKYSVQSTDEQLSRQENPLGLSTVRKKKISVHPDILASDNNDDDQKSISSVSNKSDADVISPVDDFTADDIDTPDDLDETILECTASDPIPELSAVEEMDDARSWQTCTVGGVERKIDVKVIEPYKKVMSHGGYYGTNRNAIIVFSACYLPDRSRKDYDYVMDNLFLYVLSTLDQLIADDYILVYLHGATQRSNMPGFGWLKRCYHMIDRRLKKNLKGLYLVHPTFWVKTIVIMTRPFISSKFSRKLQFVNNLKELSELIPMDHVCIPDKVKQFDEEKALEA; translated from the exons ATGCCAACGCTCGAAAGCCAGACCATTCCTTCAGAAACGTTAGCATTAGATCAAAGTATTGGTAAAAG AATGGACAGTACTATTACTGCTACTCTAAACATTGTTAAGAGTGAGAGTATTTCTGGCAGTGAGAGTCATAAACCATCACTGCTTTCAAGGAAAACTTCTCCAGATGTTTGTGATTCAGAGACTGCAAAAGACAG TGGTACAGagaagaaacaagaagaaaaggaCATAGAGGAATGTAACCATCATCGAGAAGAAGAGGAAGATCTTGGCTTTGATGCCAACAGTTATCAAGCTGAAACCGTAGATTTTCCAGAGAGTCCACAGCACTTAAAACTCCTAAATCAAAAAACTCGAGAGGCTCAG GGTTTGGGTCCAGATGATGATGACTTAACACAGAATTTACATAAGAAATATTCAGTACAGTCCACTGATGAGCAACTTTCCAGACAAG AGAATCCATTAGGTCTTTCAACTGTGAGGAAAAAAAAGATATCAGTTCATCCAGATATTCTTGCCTCAGATAATAATGATGATGACCAAAAGAGTATTTCGTCAGTCAGCAACAAAAGTGATGCAGATGTGATATCGCCTGTTGACGACTTCACTGCAGATGATATTGATACCCCTGATGACTTGGATGAAACTATTCTAGAAT GTACAGCAAGTGATCCAATTCCTGAACTGTCAGCTGTTGAGGAGATGGATGATGCAAGAAGCTGGCAGACTTGTACAGTTGGTGGTGTAGAAAGAAAAATTGATGTTAAAGTTATTGAACCATATAAAAAAGTCATGTCTCATGGAG GTTACTATGGCACAAACAGAAATGCCATAATAGTTTTCAGTGCTTGTTACCTTCCTGACCGTAGCCGGAAAGATTATGATTACGTTatggataatttattttt GTATGTTCTCTCCACATTGGATCAGCTAATAGCAGACGACTATATTTTGGTTTACCTTCACGGGGCTACTCAGCGAAGTAACATGCCGGGGTTTGGTTGGCTTAAGAGGTGCTACCATATGATAGACAGAAG gttaAAGAAGAATTTAAAAGGGCTGTACCTTGTCCACCCCACCTTCTGGGTAAAAACTATTGTTATCATGACCAGACCATTTATTAG TTCGAAGTTCAGCCGGAAGCTACAGTTTGTGAACAACTTGAAAGAGTTATCTGAGTTAATCCCTATGGATCATGTGTGCATTCCCGATAAAGTGAAACA ATTTGATGAGGAAAAGGCACTGGAAGCGTAA
- the LOC143255119 gene encoding uncharacterized protein LOC143255119 isoform X5, with protein sequence MDSTITATLNIVKSESISGSESHKPSLLSRKTSPDVCDSETAKDSGTEKKQEEKDIEECNHHREEEEDLGFDANSYQAETVDFPESPQHLKLLNQKTREAQGLGPDDDDLTQNLHKKYSVQSTDEQLSRQENPLGLSTVRKKKISVHPDILASDNNDDDQKSISSVSNKSDADVISPVDDFTADDIDTPDDLDETILECTASDPIPELSAVEEMDDARSWQTCTVGGVERKIDVKVIEPYKKVMSHGGYYGTNRNAIIVFSACYLPDRSRKDYDYVMDNLFLYVLSTLDQLIADDYILVYLHGATQRSNMPGFGWLKRCYHMIDRRLKKNLKGLYLVHPTFWVKTIVIMTRPFISSKFSRKLQFVNNLKELSELIPMDHVCIPDKVKQFDEEKALEA encoded by the exons ATGGACAGTACTATTACTGCTACTCTAAACATTGTTAAGAGTGAGAGTATTTCTGGCAGTGAGAGTCATAAACCATCACTGCTTTCAAGGAAAACTTCTCCAGATGTTTGTGATTCAGAGACTGCAAAAGACAG TGGTACAGagaagaaacaagaagaaaaggaCATAGAGGAATGTAACCATCATCGAGAAGAAGAGGAAGATCTTGGCTTTGATGCCAACAGTTATCAAGCTGAAACCGTAGATTTTCCAGAGAGTCCACAGCACTTAAAACTCCTAAATCAAAAAACTCGAGAGGCTCAG GGTTTGGGTCCAGATGATGATGACTTAACACAGAATTTACATAAGAAATATTCAGTACAGTCCACTGATGAGCAACTTTCCAGACAAG AGAATCCATTAGGTCTTTCAACTGTGAGGAAAAAAAAGATATCAGTTCATCCAGATATTCTTGCCTCAGATAATAATGATGATGACCAAAAGAGTATTTCGTCAGTCAGCAACAAAAGTGATGCAGATGTGATATCGCCTGTTGACGACTTCACTGCAGATGATATTGATACCCCTGATGACTTGGATGAAACTATTCTAGAAT GTACAGCAAGTGATCCAATTCCTGAACTGTCAGCTGTTGAGGAGATGGATGATGCAAGAAGCTGGCAGACTTGTACAGTTGGTGGTGTAGAAAGAAAAATTGATGTTAAAGTTATTGAACCATATAAAAAAGTCATGTCTCATGGAG GTTACTATGGCACAAACAGAAATGCCATAATAGTTTTCAGTGCTTGTTACCTTCCTGACCGTAGCCGGAAAGATTATGATTACGTTatggataatttattttt GTATGTTCTCTCCACATTGGATCAGCTAATAGCAGACGACTATATTTTGGTTTACCTTCACGGGGCTACTCAGCGAAGTAACATGCCGGGGTTTGGTTGGCTTAAGAGGTGCTACCATATGATAGACAGAAG gttaAAGAAGAATTTAAAAGGGCTGTACCTTGTCCACCCCACCTTCTGGGTAAAAACTATTGTTATCATGACCAGACCATTTATTAG TTCGAAGTTCAGCCGGAAGCTACAGTTTGTGAACAACTTGAAAGAGTTATCTGAGTTAATCCCTATGGATCATGTGTGCATTCCCGATAAAGTGAAACA ATTTGATGAGGAAAAGGCACTGGAAGCGTAA